One Streptomyces sp. CG4 genomic window, GCCTCGTAGACCTTCACGCGGCCGGTGACGTCGTCGGACTTGATGGTCAGCAGCTCCTGGAGGGCGTACGCGGCGCCGTAGGCCTCGAGGGCCCACACCTCCATCTCACCGAAGCGCTGGCCACCGAACTGCGCCTTACCACCCAGCGGCTGCTGGGTGATCATCGAGTACGGACCGGTCGAACGGGCGTGCAGCTTGTCGTCGACCAGGTGGTGCAGCTTCAGGATGTACATGTAGCCGACCGAGATCGGGTCCGGGAACGGCTCACCGCTACGGCCGTCGAACAGCCGCGCCTTGCCGGACGGGAGCACCATGCGCTCGCCGTCGCGGTTCGGGATGGTGTGCTGCAGCAGACCCGCCAGCTCGTCCTCGCGGGCACCGTCGAAGACCGGGGTCGCGACGTTGGTGCGCGGGGCGACCTGGTCGGCGCCGATGACCTGCAGGCGCTGGGCCCACTCGTCCGCGAGGCCGGAGACGTCCCAGCCGCGGCTGGCGAGCCAGCCGAGGTGGATCTCCAGGACCTGTCCCGGGTTCATTCGGGACGGCACACCCAGCGGGTTGAGGATGATGTCGACCGGGGTGCCGTCCTCCAGGAACGGCATGTCCTCGATCGGCAGGATCTTGGAGATGACACCCTTGTTGCCGTGCCGGCCGGCGAGCTTGTCACCGTCGGTGATCTTGCGCTTCTGCGCGACGTAGACGCGGACCAGCTGGTTCACGCCCGGCGGCAGCTCGTCGCCCTCCTCGCGGTCGAAGACGCGCACGCCGATGACCTTGCCGGTCTCGCCGTGCGGCACCTTCAGCGAGGTGTCACGGACCTCACGGGCCTTCTCACCGAAGATCGCGCGCAGCAGGCGCTCCTCGGGGGTCAGCTCGGTCTCGCCCTTCGGGGTCACCTTGCCGACGAGGATGTCGCCGGCGATGACCTCGGCACCGATGCGGATGATGCCGCGCTCGTCGAGGTCGGCGAGGACCTCCTCGGAGACGTTCGGGATGTCCCGGGTGATCTCCTCGGGGCCCAGCTTGGTGTCACGGGCGTCGACCTCGTGCTCCTCGATGTGGATCGAGGAGAGGACGTCGTCCTGCACGAGGCGCTGCGACAGGATGATCGCGTCCTCGTAGTTGTGACCCTCCCACGGCATGAACGCCACGAGCAGGTTCTTGCCGAGGGCCATCTCGCCGTTCTCGGTGGCCGGACCGTCGGCGAGCACCTGGCCCGTGATGATCCGGTCGCCCTCGTTGACGATGACCTTCTGGTTGACCGAGGTGCCCTGGTTGGACCGGGAGAACTTGGCCAGGCGGTACGTGATGTACGTGCCGTCGTCGTTGGCGGTGGTGATGTAGTCCGCGGAGACCTCCTGGACCACACCGTCCTTCTCGGCCTTGACCACGTCGCCGGCGTCGACCGCGGAGCGGTACTCCATGCCGGTGCCGACGAGCGGGGCCTCCGACTTAATCAGCGGCACGGCCTGGCGCATCATGTTCGCGCCCATGAGGGCACGGTTGGCGTCGTCGTGCTCAAGGAAGGGAATCATGGCGGTCGCGACCGACACCATCTGGCGCGGCGAGACGTCCATGTAGTCCACGTCCTCGGGGGCGACGTAGTCGACCTCGCCGCCACGGCGGCGGACCAGGACGCGGGCCTCGGCGAAGCGCAGCTCGTCGGTCAGCGGCGCGTTGGCCTGCGCGATGACGAAGCGGTCTTCCTCGTCGGCGGTCAGGTAGTCCACCTCGTCGGTGACCACACCGTGCTCGTCGACCTTGCGGTACGGCGTCTCGATGAAACCGAACGCGTTGACCCGGCCGTAGGAGGCGAGCGAGCCGATCAGACCGATGTTCGGGCCTTCGGGCGTCTCGATCGGGCACATGCGGCCGTAGTGCGAGGGGTGCACGTCACGGACCTCGAAGCCGGCCCGCTCACGGGAGAGACCACCCGGGCCGAGGGCGTTCAGACGACGCTTGTGCGTCAGCCCCGACAGCGGGTTGTTCTGGTCCATGAACTGGGACAGCTGCGACGTACCGAAGAACTCCTTGATCGACGCCACGACCGGGCGGATGTTGATCAGGGTCTGCGGCGTGATCGCCTCGACGTCCTGGGTGGTCATGCGCTCGCGCACGACACGCTCCATACGGGCGAGACCCGTACGGACCTGGTTCTGGATCAGCTCACCGACGCTGCGGATGCGGCGGTTGCCGAAGTGGTCGATGTCGTCGGTCTCGACCATGATCGTGCGACCGGACTCGGCCACCGTCTCGGTCTCGCCGGCGTGCAGCTTCACCAGGTACTTGATGGTGGCGATGACGTCGTCGGTGGTGAGCACACCGGCGTCCAGCGGCTCGTCCGCACCGAGCTTCTTGTTCACCTTGTAGCGGCCGACCTTGGCGAGGTCGTAGCGCTTCGGGTTGAAGTAGAGGTTCTCCAGCAGCGTCTGCGCGGCCTCACGGGTGGGGGGCTCGCCCGGACGCAGCTTGCGGTAGATGTCGAGCAGCGCGTCGTCCTGGCCCTGGGTGTGGTCCTTCTCCAGGGTGGCGCGCATGGACTCGTACTCGCCGAACTCCTCGAGGATCTGCTCGGTCGTCCAGCCGAGCGCCTTCAGCAGCACGGTGACCGACTGCTTGCGCTTGCGGTCGATACGCACACCGACCATGTCGCGCTTGTCGATCTCCATCTCCAGCCAGGCACCCCGGGACGGGATGATCTTGGCGGAGAAGATGTCCTTGTCGGACGTCTTGTCGATGGTGGAGTCGAAGTAGACACCGGGGGAACGGACCAGCTGGGACACCACGACACGCTCGGTGCCGTTGATGACGAAGGTGCCCTTGTTCGTCATGAGCGGGAAGTCGCCCATGAAGACCGTCTGGGACTTGATCTCACCGGTCTCGTTGTTGGTGAACTCGGCGGTGACGAAGAGCGGGGCGGCGTACGTGAAGTCGCGCTCCTTGCACTCGTCGATGGAGTTCTTCGGCGGCTCGAAGCGGTGGTCCCGGAACGTCAGGGACATCGACCCGGAGAAGTCCTCGATCGGGGAGATCTCCTCGAAGATCTCCTCCAGACCGGACTTGGTGGGGACGTCCTGACCGTTCTCCAGAGCCTCCTCGACCCGACTCTGCCAGGCGGTGTTGCCGAGCAGCCAGTCGAAGCTCTCGGTCTGCAGCGCGAGCAGGTTCGGAACCTCGAGAGGCTCCTTGATCTTTGCAAAGGAGATGCGCAGCGGGGCGGTGCTGGCGCCGTTGTTCGTATTCGCGGTCGAGGCATTGCGCGAGGCGGCCAAGAGGGGGTCCTTCCGAGGGCTCGGACTCACTACGCGCGTGCCGGCCCCTCCCCCGTACACAGAGACAGAAACCCCAGGTCAAGGGAGCTTTTGTCATCCGTGCTCGAGTGAGGGCAGACCCCTGGTGACGGGCAGGGGACAGCTAACAGGCAGCGCAAAGGGTCAGTGTAGCCACTTGGCACACTGATGTCCAGTGCGGGTTTCTCGAGACCCTCGCTGTCCTCACCGCTCTTGTCAACGCCCTCGGCATGCCTGCCCTCAACGCACGTTGATACTGCCCTCTTCGCCGTCGATCCATGCCTCGGATTCGGATCCTTGTGACGACGCGTCCTGAGAATTGCGCGCTGCGTGCGGTTCGTCAAGGCCCCCCAGTCCGAAGCGGACCGTCCGGAGACAGAACGAAGATCACCATACCCCTCGCCGAGGCGAGTTCAAGGCAACCGCGGTCGGGCCCGCCGGATACGCCGAAGAGCGACCACCCGGATGGATGATCGCTCTTCGGTGCGTTCGCGTTACAGCCCTACGGGGCGCTTTTCACGGCGCCACGAGGCTGTGGTCGGCGCGCGTTCGAGTCCGTGTGCGGACCCGGAAGGTCTTACTTGACCTCGACGGAGGCGCCGGCGGCCTTGAGGGACTCGGCGGCCTTCTCGGCGGCCTCCTTGTTGACCTTCTCGAGGACCGGCTTCGGGGTGCCGTCGACGAGGTCCTTGGCCTCCTTCAGACCCAGCGAGGTCAGCTCACGCACGACCTTGATGACCTGGATCTTCTTGTCGCCGGCGCCGGTGAGGATGACGTCGAACTCGTCCTTCTCCTCCTCGGCCTCGGCGGCGGCGCCACCAGCGGCACCACCGGCGACGACGACCGGCGCGGCAGCGGCGGCGGTGACGTCGAACTTCTCCTCGAAGGCCTTCACGAACTCGGAGAGCTCGATGAGGGTCATCTCCTCGAACTGGGCAAGCAGCTCGTCCTGGGTGAGCTTCGCCATGATGGCGGTCCTTCCACTCAATCGGCAGGTGCCGGATGTACTGGGTAAGGCGGGCGTACGTCGGCCCGCTGCGACCCTCGCCGCGTCAGGCGGCCAGGATCAGAAAGCGAGCCGAATTACTCGGCACCGCCCTGCTCGGCCTGCTTGGCGCGCAGCGCGTCCACGGTGCGGACGAGCTTCGACGGCAGCGCCTGGAAGACGGAGGCAGCCTGGGACTGCTTCGCCTTGAAGGCACCGGCCAGCTTGCTGAGCAGAACCTCGCGGGACTCGAGGTCCGCAAGCTTCTTGATCTCGTCGGCGGACAGCGCCTTGCCGTCAAGGACACCGCCCTTGATGACGAGATTCGGGTTTTCCTTGGCGAAGTCACGGAGACCCTTCGCCGACTCCACCGGGTCACCGGTGACGAAGGCGACGGCCGTCGGACCAGCGAAAAGCTCGCCCGGCAGCGTGATCCCGGCCTCGTCGGCCGCAATCTTGGTCAGCGTGTTCTTCACCACGGCGTACTGGGCGTTCTCACCGAGAGAACGACGCAGCGTCTTGAGCTGCGCCACGGTAAGACCGCGGTACTCGGTCAGCACGGCGGCGTTCGAGTTGCGGAACTTGTCCGTCAGCTCGGCAACCGCGGCAGCCTTGTCGGGCCTCGCCATAGAGCCTCGGCCTCCTTCCGGGTGATTCGGACCGCGCGGACCCGAAGGAGGACTGGGTAAACGAAACGCCCCGGCGCAGGCGCACGGGGCGGACTCGACCGGCCGCACACGCGCTCGGCGCGCGCACTCCGGGAGTTCTTCCACTGACACCTGCGCGGGTCGCCCACTTTTCAGCGGATCCTTCGGCCACCGCACCCTCGTTCAGAGCGCACGGCAACGACCAGCGGTCTTTGGCTTCTGCAAGAGAGTACGGGACCGGGGCGCCGCCGAGCAAATCGGGCTCTACGGCGCCCCGGTCCCGCTGCGTCCTGGGGCTAGGAGCTGGTGTTCACAGGGCTCAGGAGCTGGTTGCTCACAAGGCTCAGGAGCTGGTGTTCACGAGCCTCAGGAGCTGGTGCCGGAGCCGCCCGCCACGGTGCCCGCGCCGGTGCCGGTGCCGCCGGACATGCCACCCGTCGTGCCGCCGGTCATACCACCGGACTTGAGCAGGTTCGCGAAGTCGGTGGTGTCGCCGGCCGGCGGTGCCTCGGCGGAGACCTTCACGCCGTAGTCGCTGTAGTAGGCGGTGCTGGTCATCCTGCCGTTCGCCGTGTCGGCCTTCTCGGACTTCTTGACCAGCAGATTCTGGTCGTTGATCCAGATGTCGATGGTGTCGGTGGTGACGCCCGCCTGGTCGAGCTGCTTCTTCAGGGCCGCCAGCTGGTCCGCGCTGAGATTGCTGCTCTTGCCCGCGAGGTCGGCGACGTTCACCGTGCCCGCGTAGTGCGTGGTGTGGGCGCCGGAGACCGTCTCCTCGCCGACCTTCTTGACGTCACCGGAGGCCAGCAGCATCTTCACGGACTGCTTCGGCGTGGAGTTCTGCAGCTGGTCCTTCAGGTACGAGCCCGAGGCGCCGCCGAGCTTGGCCAGCTCGTCGTACGAGTACTTGATCCAGTGCTTGCCGCCCGTGTGCTGGGCGTAGGCCTCGCTCATGTGCGCGTAGTAGGCGTCCGGCAGATAGCGGGCCTCCATCGACGACGTGCCGGCCTGGCGCATCATGTCGGCCATCTTGCCGCCGGTGTAGGTGATGGTGAGGTTGCCCTTGAGGCCGTCGCCCCAGGTGAGCGCGCCGTTCGCCGTCATCGCCATCAGGTCGCCGATGGAGGTGGTGGAGCGCACCTTGGCCGAGTCCGCCTTGTCGGTGGACTGCTCGGCGGAGCGCAGCGCGGCGATGGGGCTGACGTGGATCGCGGCATCGCCGGCCGCCTTGTCGCCCTTCCTGGAGTCCGAGGAACCGCAGGCGGCCACCCCGGTCAGCGCGGCGACCACCGCCACGGAAAGGCTCATCCGGCGCGCCGTCGTGCTCTTCATCGTGTCCTACCCCCATGCAAGTCGTGTGCCCGCACCGTAGCCCAGGCCACTGACAGTCGTGCGACAGCTCGTACGAAGAAAGGACGGGCCCTGCACCTGGAAGGTTGCAGGGCCCGCCCTCTACTTACGCGTACCTGACGCGGCTACCGGGTGAGCGGGAGGCTCAGACGGCGGCCGGGTCCTCCTCGACGAGGAGGTTGCGGGTGCGGTTCGGGTCGACCGGGATGCCGGGGCCCATCGTGGTGGTGATGGCGGCCTTCTTGATGTAGCGACCCTTGGCGGCGGACGGCTTCAGACGGAGGATCTCCTCCAGCGCGGCGCCGTAGTTCTCCACCAGCTTGGCGTCGTCGAAGGACGCCTTGCCGATGATGAAGTGCAGGTTCGAGTGCTTGTCGACGCGGAACTCGATCTTGCCGCCCTTGATCTCGGTCACGGCCTTGGCGGTGTCCGGGGTCACGGTGCCGGTCTTCGGGTTCGGCATCAGACCACGCGGGCCGAGGACGCGGCCGAGGCGGCCGACCTTGCCCATGAGGTCCGGGGTGGCGACGACGGCGTCGAAGTCCAGACGGCCCTTCGCCACCTCGTCGATCAGCTCGTCGGCGCCGACGATGTCGGCGCCCGCGGCACGCGCGGCCTCGGCACGGTCACCGGTCGCGAAGACCAGGACCCGGGCGGTCTTACCGGTGCCGTGCGGGAGGTTCACGGTGCCACGGACCATCTGGTCGGCCTTGCGCGGGTCGACACCCAGACGGAAGGCGACCTCGACGGTGCCGTCGAACTTGGTCGTGGAGGTCTCCTTGGCGAGACGGACGGCCTCGAGCGGGGCGTAGAGCTTCTCCCGGTCGACCTTGGCGTCCGCAGCGCGGAGAGCCTTGCTGCGCTTGCTCACAACTTGCTCCTGTGTGTTCTGAAAGGAGTCGTGGTCTCTGGGCCGAGCAGGCCCTGCCACGTGCGACCGGCTACGGCCGCATGACTGCTGGGGGGTGAGGTCAGCCCTCGACCGTGATGCCCATGGAGCGGGCGGTGCCGGCGATGATCTTCGACGCGGCGTCCAGGTCGTTGGCGTTGAGGTCGGGCATCTTGGTCTGGGCGATCTCGCGGACCTGCGCCTCGGTGATCTTGGCGACCTTGGTCTTGTGCGGCTCGCCGGAGCCCTTCTCGACACCAGCGGCCTTGAGGATCATCTTCGCGGCCGGCGGGGTCTTGGTGACGAAGGTGAAGGAACGGTCCTCGTAGACCGTGATCTCCACCGGGATGACCCAGCCACGCTGCGACTCGGTCGCGGCGTTGTAGGCCTTGCAGAACTCCATGATGTTGACGCCGTGCTGACCGAGCGCGGGGCCGACCGGCGGGGCCGGGTTCGCCGCACCGGCGTTGATCTGGAGCTTGATGAGCCCCGTGACCTTCTTCTTCTTGGGAGGCATTGCTCTCCGGGTCCTTTCATTCGGGTCCATGCCCGCGCGAGGATCGCGATCCTGACGCAGGCATACCGCACAACGATAACGGGTATGGATGCGCGGCCAAAAACCGTGCAGGTCAGGCGGACCGGGACGGCCTGCCTGACCTGCGCGGAAGCATGAAGTCCAAAAACGGACCAGCTCTTCTGGATCAGTTCTTCTGGATCTGGTCGAAGGACAGCTCGACCGGGGTCTCCCGGCCGAAGATCTCCACCAGGCCCTTGACCTTCTTCGAGTCGGGGTTGATCTCGTTGATGGTCGCCTGCAGCGTGGCGAACGGGCCGTCGGTGACCGTGACCGAGTCGCCGACCTCGAAGTCCAGCACCTGGACCTCGACCTTGCGCTGCGGGGCGGGCTTGCCCTCGGCCTCGGCGGCCTCGCGGGCGGCCTTCTCCTCGGCCTCCGGGGCGAGCATCTTGACGATCTCGTCCAGAGTCAGCGGGTACGGGTCGTAGGCGTTGCCGACGAAGCCGGTGACACCCGGGGTGTTGCGGACGACGCCCCAGGACTCGTTGGTCAGGTCCATGCGGACCAGGACGTAACCCGGCAGCTTGTTCTGCTTGATCGTCTTGCGGTCGCCGTTCTTGATCTGGACGACCTCTTCCTGCGGCACCTCGGCCTGGAAGATGTAGTCCTCGACGTTCAGCGAGACGGCGCGCTGCTCCAGGTTGGTCTTCACGCGGTTCTCGTAGCCGGCGTAGGTGTGGATGACGTACCACTCGCCGGGCAGGGTGCGCAGTTCCTCGCGCAGGGCCGCGATGGGGTCGACGGGCTCGGCCGGCTCTTCCTCGCCGGCCTCGGCGTCGGCCTCCTCGGATGCCTCTTCGCTCTCGTCCTCGACGTGCAGGGCCGCCTCTTCGGCCGGCTCCCCCGCCTCGGCCTCGGCAGCCTCGAACTCGTCCTGCTCGTCCGCGCCCTCGACGATGTCGAGCTCGTCGTCCACCATCTCGGCGGCGGTCCCGCGAGGCTCGGTGGCGTCGTCGTTCAGGTTCGGATCAGACACGATGGCTGCTTCTTCCTGGATACATAGGGGTGGAACATGCGAAAACGGGCGCCGGTGCCACGGCGCCCTTCGCTCTTGGCTCAGCCGAAGACGTACTTGGCCGCGTGGTTGAGCCCATAGTCAATCACGGTCACCAGCGCGATCATGATGGCGACGAAGAAGATCACCACGGTGGTGTACGACGTCAGCTGGTTGCGCGTCGGCCAGACGACCTTGCGGAGCTCCGCGATGATCTGGCGGTAGAAGGTGGCGAGGCGCTTCAGCGGGCCCTTCTTGGCGCGCTTACCACCCTTGCGAGCCTTCTTCTTGGACTCCGACACCTCGTCCTGGGCATCAGGCGTGTCGATGGAGCCCACGGCGTCCGTCATTCGTCCTCACCTGATCCCGGGTCGTGGCCGTGCCGCGCCCGGTTCCTGAGCCGCACGGCGGTGCATTGCTGTACGTACATGCGCACACATCTTGGCGGTGTGTGTAGCAGGGCCGGAGGGACTTGAACCCCCAACCGCCGGTTTTGGAGACCGGTGCTCTACCAATTGAGCTACGACCCTTTGTGTGTCCCCCAACGTACCGCATCCGACCGGGTGCGCGGTGTGCACCGGTTTCGGCGGTGGCTGCTGAAGGCCAACGAGGTGAGAGTGTACGTGGTCCGGGGCCCGGCGTCGAACAGAAAGTGCCCGTCCGGAGCCACTTGACCAAAGATCGTCCTGGCCGGAGCCCGGATTCGGATCCGTGTTCATACCCCGCCCCCTGGCTGTTCAGTCCGTGAAACCCGCGTGCCGGAGAAGTTTCCGGTCTGGAACGATGGGCTCCATGAGCGCTGCAACCCCTCCCACCGAGCGCCGGGTCTCCGCCCGAGTCGGCGCGATCTCCGAGTCCGCCACCCTCGCCGTGGACGCCAAGGCCAAGGCCCTGAAGGCCGCCGGGCGTCCGGTGATCGGCTTCGGCGCGGGCGAGCCCGACTTCCCGACCCCGGACTACATCGTCGAGGCGGCCGTCGAGGCCTGCAAGAACCCCAAGTACCACCGCTACACCCCGGCCGGCGGCCTGCCCGAGCTGAAGGCCGCCATCGCCGCGAAGACGCTGCGCGACTCCGGGTGGGAGCCCGACGTCTCCCAGATCCTCGTCACCAACGGCGGCAAGCAGGCCATCTACGAGGCGTTCGCCGCGATCCTCGACCCGGGCGACGAGGTCATCGTCCCGGCGCCGTACTGGACGACGTACCCGGAGTCGATCCGGCTCGCGGGCGGTGTCCCGGTGGAGGTGGTGGCCGACGAGACCACCGGCTACCGCGTCACGGTCGAGCAGCTGGAGGCGGCCCGCACGGAGCGGACGAAGGTCGTGCTCTTCGTCTCCCCGTCCAACCCGACCGGCGCGGTGTACTCCGAGGCCGAGACCGAGGCGATCGGCCGCTGGGCCGTGGAGCACGGTCTGTGGGTGCTCACCGACGAGATCTACGAGCACCTGGTCTACGGCGACGCCTCCGCGGTGTCCCTGCCGGCGCTGCTGCCCGAGCTGCGCGACAAGTGCGTCGTGGTCAACGGCGTGGCGAAGACGTACGCCATGACCGGCTGGCGCGTGGGCTGGGTCATCGGCCCGAAGGACGTCGTCAAGGCCGCCACCAACCTGCAGTCGCACGCCACGTCGAACGTCTCCAACGTGGCCCAGGTGGCCGCGCTGGCCGCCGTCTCCGGTGACCTGGAGGCCGTGGCGAAGATGCGCGAGGCCTTCGACCGCCGCCGCAAGACCATGGTGCGGATGCTCAACGAGATCGACGGCGTGCTCTGCCCGGAGCCCGAGGGCGCGTTCTACGCCTATCCGTCGGTCAAGGCCCTGCTCGGCAAGGAGATCCGCGGCAAGCGCCCGCAGGACACCGTCGAGCTGGCCGCGCTGATCCTGGAGGAGGCCGAGGTCGCGGTCGTCCCGGGCGAGGCCTTCGGCACGCCGGGCTATCTGCGGCTGTCGTACGCGCTCGGTGACGAGGACCTCGTCGAGGGCGTGAGCCGTATGCAGAAGCTGCTGGCGGAGGCGCGGGACTAGTTCCTGCGCGACACGCGTGTGTGCGGGCCGTTTCCCTTCGGGGAGGCGGCCCGCTTCTGTGTGCGAGCAAGACCACGTTCAGGGAAATGGCTTCCGGGAATTCGGGGACGTACGGCAGGATCCTTGGATGGAGCGTGTACGTGACCTCTCTGAGCTGCCGAAAGCCCATCTGCACCTGCACTTCACCGGTTCGATGCGACCCGGGACCGTCCTGGAACTGGCCGACAAGTACGGCGTACGGCTGCCCGAGACCCTGACGGAAGCACTGACCAGCGGCGAACCGCCCAAGCTGCGGGCCACGGACGAACGCGGCTGGTTCCGTTTCCAGCGGCTGTACGACGCGGCGCGCTCCTGCCTGAGGCAGCCGGAGGACATCCAGCGCCTGGTGCGGGAGGCCGCCGAGGAGGACCTGAAGGACGGCTCGGGCTGGCTGGAGATCCAGGTGGACCCGACGTCGTACGCGCCGAGGCTGGGCGGGCTGATCCCGGCGCTGGAGATCATCCTGGACGCGGTGGAGACCGCCTCCCGGGAGACCGGCCTCGGGATGCGCGTGCTGGTCGCCGCCAACCGGATGAAGCACCCGCTGGACGCCCGGACGCTGGCCCGGCTGGCGGTGCGGTACACGGACCGGGGCGTGGTCGGTTTCGGGCTCTCCAACGACGAGCGGCGGGGCATGGCGCGGGACTTCGACCGGGCCTTCCACATCGCGCGCGAGGGCGGTCTGCTGTCGGCCCCGCACGGCGGCGAGCTGACCGGCCCGGCCTCGGTGCGCGACTGCCTGGACGACCTGCACGCCTCCCGGATCGGGCACGGCGTGCGCGCTGCGGAGGACCCGCGGCTGCTGAAGCAGCTGGCCGACCGGGGCGTGACCTGCGAGGTGTGCCCGGCGTCGAACGTGGCGCTCGGTGTGTACGAGAAGCCCGAGGACGTGCCGCTGCGGACCCTCTTCGAGGCCGGCGTCCCGATGGCTCTCGGCGCCGACGACCCGCTGCTGTTCGGCTCCCGGCTGGCGGCCCAGTACGAGATCGCCCGGCACGCCCACGGCTTCTCGGACGCCGAACTCGCCGAACTGGCCCGCCAGTCGGTGCGGGCCTCGGCCGCCCCGGAGGACGTCAGGGCGCGGCTGCTGGCCGACGTCGACGACTGGCTGGCGCGCCCGGCCGTCTGAAGTGGGCGTAGGGCGGATACGCCGTGAAGCAGACCAGGACCTCGACCGGGTGCCCGCCGCCGGGCGGCTGCTCGAGCCCCCGCAGCCCGGACACCACAGACGCGTGTCCCTTGGGCGCGTTCTTCTCGCGCGGCCCCTGGCCGGCGGCGTAGGCCAGGGACATGGCGGCCTCGGCGAAGACGTCGCGGCTGCCGAAGAGGAAGAACGTGTTCGCGTGGGTGGTGTGGCGCAGCTCGTCCCGGCAGTCGGCGCGCTGTTCCCGCGCGCGCCAGGCGGCGGCGTCCCGCGCGGTGCGCGCCTCGTCGGTGCGGACGGTGAGCGGGGAGCCGCCCTGCCGCAGCCGGCGGCGCACTTCGGGCCATTGTGAGGCGCGCAGGCCCAGCGAGTGGTGGGCCAGGACGAGATCGACGAGCGGCCCCTGGCCCTCGTCGGGCGGCAGGCCCTCCCGCAGCGGCACATGGACGATCGTGTGCCGCGCATGCGCGGCGAACGAGATCAGCCCGGCGAGCCGGTTGAGTCCGTCGTGGTCGCCCATGAGCGTGCCGATCGGCGCGGGTGCGCGCAGCGAGGTGTGGCGCAGCGGCTGCCAGGGCTGGACGACCCGGTGTTCGCAGGGCCCGATCCGGGGCCGGAACTCGCGCAGTCTCAGCCGCATGGGGTCGTGACCCCGGAGGCGCTTGTCATGGCCCCAGCATGCGGTTCACGCGGAGCCCGGCGCAACGGAGATTCCGCCCAGCAGCGTCTTCGCGAGCCGCGCGGCGAAGTCGTCGACCGGCGGCCGCTCCCCCGGGTCGGTCGCTTCGTAGGCGAACACGCGCTGCGCACAGGCGCCCAGCAGCAACGAGGCGGCCG contains:
- a CDS encoding pyridoxal phosphate-dependent aminotransferase produces the protein MSAATPPTERRVSARVGAISESATLAVDAKAKALKAAGRPVIGFGAGEPDFPTPDYIVEAAVEACKNPKYHRYTPAGGLPELKAAIAAKTLRDSGWEPDVSQILVTNGGKQAIYEAFAAILDPGDEVIVPAPYWTTYPESIRLAGGVPVEVVADETTGYRVTVEQLEAARTERTKVVLFVSPSNPTGAVYSEAETEAIGRWAVEHGLWVLTDEIYEHLVYGDASAVSLPALLPELRDKCVVVNGVAKTYAMTGWRVGWVIGPKDVVKAATNLQSHATSNVSNVAQVAALAAVSGDLEAVAKMREAFDRRRKTMVRMLNEIDGVLCPEPEGAFYAYPSVKALLGKEIRGKRPQDTVELAALILEEAEVAVVPGEAFGTPGYLRLSYALGDEDLVEGVSRMQKLLAEARD
- the nusG gene encoding transcription termination/antitermination protein NusG encodes the protein MSDPNLNDDATEPRGTAAEMVDDELDIVEGADEQDEFEAAEAEAGEPAEEAALHVEDESEEASEEADAEAGEEEPAEPVDPIAALREELRTLPGEWYVIHTYAGYENRVKTNLEQRAVSLNVEDYIFQAEVPQEEVVQIKNGDRKTIKQNKLPGYVLVRMDLTNESWGVVRNTPGVTGFVGNAYDPYPLTLDEIVKMLAPEAEEKAAREAAEAEGKPAPQRKVEVQVLDFEVGDSVTVTDGPFATLQATINEINPDSKKVKGLVEIFGRETPVELSFDQIQKN
- the rplA gene encoding 50S ribosomal protein L1, which gives rise to MSKRSKALRAADAKVDREKLYAPLEAVRLAKETSTTKFDGTVEVAFRLGVDPRKADQMVRGTVNLPHGTGKTARVLVFATGDRAEAARAAGADIVGADELIDEVAKGRLDFDAVVATPDLMGKVGRLGRVLGPRGLMPNPKTGTVTPDTAKAVTEIKGGKIEFRVDKHSNLHFIIGKASFDDAKLVENYGAALEEILRLKPSAAKGRYIKKAAITTTMGPGIPVDPNRTRNLLVEEDPAAV
- the secE gene encoding preprotein translocase subunit SecE, which encodes MTDAVGSIDTPDAQDEVSESKKKARKGGKRAKKGPLKRLATFYRQIIAELRKVVWPTRNQLTSYTTVVIFFVAIMIALVTVIDYGLNHAAKYVFG
- the rpoB gene encoding DNA-directed RNA polymerase subunit beta gives rise to the protein MAASRNASTANTNNGASTAPLRISFAKIKEPLEVPNLLALQTESFDWLLGNTAWQSRVEEALENGQDVPTKSGLEEIFEEISPIEDFSGSMSLTFRDHRFEPPKNSIDECKERDFTYAAPLFVTAEFTNNETGEIKSQTVFMGDFPLMTNKGTFVINGTERVVVSQLVRSPGVYFDSTIDKTSDKDIFSAKIIPSRGAWLEMEIDKRDMVGVRIDRKRKQSVTVLLKALGWTTEQILEEFGEYESMRATLEKDHTQGQDDALLDIYRKLRPGEPPTREAAQTLLENLYFNPKRYDLAKVGRYKVNKKLGADEPLDAGVLTTDDVIATIKYLVKLHAGETETVAESGRTIMVETDDIDHFGNRRIRSVGELIQNQVRTGLARMERVVRERMTTQDVEAITPQTLINIRPVVASIKEFFGTSQLSQFMDQNNPLSGLTHKRRLNALGPGGLSRERAGFEVRDVHPSHYGRMCPIETPEGPNIGLIGSLASYGRVNAFGFIETPYRKVDEHGVVTDEVDYLTADEEDRFVIAQANAPLTDELRFAEARVLVRRRGGEVDYVAPEDVDYMDVSPRQMVSVATAMIPFLEHDDANRALMGANMMRQAVPLIKSEAPLVGTGMEYRSAVDAGDVVKAEKDGVVQEVSADYITTANDDGTYITYRLAKFSRSNQGTSVNQKVIVNEGDRIITGQVLADGPATENGEMALGKNLLVAFMPWEGHNYEDAIILSQRLVQDDVLSSIHIEEHEVDARDTKLGPEEITRDIPNVSEEVLADLDERGIIRIGAEVIAGDILVGKVTPKGETELTPEERLLRAIFGEKAREVRDTSLKVPHGETGKVIGVRVFDREEGDELPPGVNQLVRVYVAQKRKITDGDKLAGRHGNKGVISKILPIEDMPFLEDGTPVDIILNPLGVPSRMNPGQVLEIHLGWLASRGWDVSGLADEWAQRLQVIGADQVAPRTNVATPVFDGAREDELAGLLQHTIPNRDGERMVLPSGKARLFDGRSGEPFPDPISVGYMYILKLHHLVDDKLHARSTGPYSMITQQPLGGKAQFGGQRFGEMEVWALEAYGAAYALQELLTIKSDDVTGRVKVYEAIVKGENIPEPGIPESFKVLIKEMQSLCLNVEVLSSDGMSIEMRDTDEDVFRAAEELGIDLSRREPSSVEEV
- the rplL gene encoding 50S ribosomal protein L7/L12 — translated: MAKLTQDELLAQFEEMTLIELSEFVKAFEEKFDVTAAAAAPVVVAGGAAGGAAAEAEEEKDEFDVILTGAGDKKIQVIKVVRELTSLGLKEAKDLVDGTPKPVLEKVNKEAAEKAAESLKAAGASVEVK
- the rplJ gene encoding 50S ribosomal protein L10, encoding MARPDKAAAVAELTDKFRNSNAAVLTEYRGLTVAQLKTLRRSLGENAQYAVVKNTLTKIAADEAGITLPGELFAGPTAVAFVTGDPVESAKGLRDFAKENPNLVIKGGVLDGKALSADEIKKLADLESREVLLSKLAGAFKAKQSQAASVFQALPSKLVRTVDALRAKQAEQGGAE
- the rplK gene encoding 50S ribosomal protein L11, with translation MPPKKKKVTGLIKLQINAGAANPAPPVGPALGQHGVNIMEFCKAYNAATESQRGWVIPVEITVYEDRSFTFVTKTPPAAKMILKAAGVEKGSGEPHKTKVAKITEAQVREIAQTKMPDLNANDLDAASKIIAGTARSMGITVEG